The Lonsdalea populi genome window below encodes:
- the xerD gene encoding site-specific tyrosine recombinase XerD → MQTPDQAVIEQFLDALWLERNLAENTLASYRQDLCALADWLAHHDSSLLQAEAADLQAFLAERLEGGYKATSSARLLSATRRLFQYLYREKQRPDDPSAALSSPKLPQRLPKDLTEAQVDALLNAPVVDTPLELRDKAMLEVLYATGLRVSELVGLTISDVSLRQGVVRVIGKGNKERLVPLGEEAVHWIEQYLEYGRPWLINDKPIDVMFPSSRGQQMTRQTFWHRVKHYAVIAAIDSAKLSPHVLRHAFATHLLNHGADLRVVQMLLGHSDLSTTQIYTHVATARLKQLHQQHHPRA, encoded by the coding sequence ATGCAGACACCGGATCAGGCCGTGATCGAACAGTTTCTTGACGCGCTGTGGCTGGAGAGAAATCTGGCGGAAAACACGCTGGCTTCCTATCGACAGGATCTGTGCGCCTTGGCGGACTGGCTGGCGCACCACGATAGCAGTCTGTTGCAGGCGGAAGCCGCTGACCTGCAGGCTTTTCTGGCCGAACGGCTGGAAGGGGGTTACAAGGCGACCAGCTCCGCGCGTCTGCTGAGCGCTACCCGGCGACTTTTTCAGTATCTTTACCGCGAAAAGCAGCGCCCGGACGATCCCAGCGCGGCGCTCTCTTCTCCCAAACTGCCGCAGCGATTGCCGAAGGATTTAACGGAGGCGCAGGTCGATGCGCTGCTCAATGCCCCCGTTGTCGACACGCCCCTTGAACTGCGCGACAAAGCGATGTTGGAGGTTTTGTATGCCACCGGCCTGCGCGTCTCGGAACTGGTGGGATTAACTATCAGCGACGTCAGCCTGCGTCAGGGAGTGGTTCGCGTGATCGGCAAAGGCAACAAGGAACGCTTGGTGCCGCTGGGAGAAGAAGCGGTGCACTGGATAGAGCAGTATCTGGAATACGGTCGCCCTTGGCTTATCAACGATAAGCCGATCGACGTGATGTTCCCCAGCAGCCGGGGGCAGCAGATGACCCGCCAGACTTTCTGGCACCGCGTTAAACACTATGCGGTCATTGCTGCTATTGACAGCGCCAAACTTTCTCCGCATGTTTTGCGTCATGCTTTTGCTACGCATTTACTGAACCACGGTGCGGATTTGCGTGTAGTACAGATGTTGCTGGGCCACAGCGACCTGTCCACTACGCAGATTTACACGCACGTCGCCACAGCACGCCTGAAGCAGCTGCACCAGCAGCATCATCCCCGGGCGTGA
- a CDS encoding MFS transporter, which translates to MQSSVAPTVDDNQVPDAPINSRNKVVVASLVGTAIEFFDFYIYATAAVLIFPHIFFPQGDNTAATLQSLATFAIAFIARPIGSALFGHFGDRVGRKVTLVASLLTMGISTVAIGLLPSYETIGILAPMLLALARFGQGLGLGGEWGGAALLATENAPAHKRALYGSFPQLGAPIGFFFANGTFLLLSWLLTDEQFMQWGWRVPFIFSAVLVLIGLYVRVSLHESPVFAKAEQAGKKVRIPMGTLLSKHLKATILGTFIMLATYTLFYIMTVYSMTYGTAPVPAGLGIPRNNFLWMLMIAVIGFGLMTPVAGYLADIYGRRRTMIVVTCSMLVFAFVFPYLLGSGEQWLVMAFLVLGLSMMGFTFGPMGALLPELFPTEVRYTGASFSYNVSSILGASVAPYIAAWLTSNYGLFYVGVYLAAMATLTLIALLLVKETRYQSLD; encoded by the coding sequence ATGCAATCCTCCGTCGCACCCACCGTTGATGATAATCAAGTACCAGACGCCCCCATAAACTCCCGTAATAAGGTTGTGGTTGCTTCTCTGGTCGGCACTGCCATCGAATTCTTTGATTTCTATATCTATGCTACCGCCGCGGTGCTGATTTTTCCGCACATCTTTTTCCCTCAGGGTGATAACACGGCGGCAACACTCCAGTCACTGGCGACGTTCGCGATTGCCTTTATCGCACGCCCCATTGGTTCTGCCCTGTTTGGGCATTTCGGTGACCGAGTAGGACGAAAAGTCACGCTGGTGGCTTCGCTGCTGACGATGGGGATTTCCACCGTCGCGATCGGCCTGCTGCCAAGCTACGAAACGATCGGCATTCTGGCACCGATGCTGCTGGCGCTGGCCCGCTTTGGCCAGGGTCTCGGTCTGGGCGGCGAATGGGGCGGCGCGGCGCTGCTCGCGACGGAGAACGCGCCGGCGCACAAACGCGCCCTGTACGGCTCGTTCCCCCAGTTGGGCGCACCGATCGGCTTCTTCTTTGCCAACGGTACCTTCCTGCTGTTGTCCTGGCTGCTGACGGATGAACAGTTTATGCAGTGGGGCTGGCGCGTCCCGTTCATTTTCTCTGCGGTTTTGGTGCTGATCGGGCTGTATGTCCGCGTTTCGCTGCACGAATCCCCGGTCTTTGCCAAAGCCGAACAGGCGGGTAAAAAAGTACGGATACCGATGGGGACACTGCTGAGCAAACATCTGAAAGCGACGATCCTCGGCACGTTCATCATGCTGGCGACCTACACGCTGTTTTACATCATGACCGTCTACTCCATGACCTACGGCACCGCGCCGGTTCCGGCCGGGCTGGGTATTCCGCGCAACAACTTCCTGTGGATGCTGATGATCGCGGTCATCGGCTTCGGTCTGATGACCCCGGTCGCCGGCTATCTGGCCGATATCTACGGCCGCCGCCGCACCATGATCGTCGTGACCTGCAGCATGCTGGTGTTCGCCTTCGTGTTCCCCTACCTGCTGGGATCCGGCGAACAGTGGCTGGTAATGGCGTTCCTGGTCCTGGGGCTGAGCATGATGGGCTTTACGTTCGGTCCAATGGGCGCGCTGCTGCCGGAACTCTTCCCGACGGAAGTCCGTTACACCGGCGCCTCCTTCTCCTATAACGTGTCCTCGATTCTGGGCGCCTCGGTCGCCCCCTATATCGCCGCCTGGCTGACCAGCAACTATGGGCTGTTCTACGTCGGCGTCTATCTGGCGGCTATGGCGACGTTGACGCTAATTGCGCTGCTGCTGGTCAAAGAAACCCGTTACCAATCCCTCGATTGA
- the fldB gene encoding flavodoxin FldB, with amino-acid sequence MKIGLFYGSSTCYTEMAAEKIRDILGADMIELNNVKDVDPQRMEDYEALILGIPTWDFGEIQEDWEAVWQHLPTLKLQGKIVALYGMGDQLGYSEWFLDALGMLHEQLQPLGVRFIGYWPTKEYDFISTKPLTPDGKHFVGLALDEVNQYDMSEDRIQQWCEQILQEIKALRRSEQA; translated from the coding sequence ATGAAGATAGGACTTTTTTACGGCTCCAGCACCTGCTACACCGAAATGGCGGCAGAGAAAATCCGCGACATCCTGGGTGCGGACATGATCGAACTGAACAACGTCAAAGATGTCGATCCCCAACGTATGGAAGACTATGAAGCGCTGATCCTCGGAATTCCCACCTGGGACTTCGGCGAAATTCAGGAGGATTGGGAAGCCGTCTGGCAGCATCTGCCGACGCTCAAACTGCAGGGAAAGATCGTCGCACTTTATGGTATGGGCGATCAGTTGGGATACAGCGAGTGGTTTCTGGATGCGCTGGGTATGCTGCACGAGCAGCTACAGCCGCTGGGCGTGAGGTTTATCGGCTACTGGCCGACCAAGGAGTACGATTTCATCAGCACCAAACCGCTGACGCCCGACGGCAAACACTTCGTCGGACTGGCACTGGACGAGGTGAATCAGTACGACATGAGTGAAGACCGCATCCAGCAGTGGTGTGAGCAGATCCTGCAGGAAATCAAAGCGCTACGCCGATCTGAACAGGCTTAG
- a CDS encoding protein YgfX has product MAQWQCDLKVSWRMQLFSLLVHGIMVLLILLAPWPSGYAPLWLGLVSLVMFGFIRSQRNIKSRHGAISLHGERRLRWQQREWRIVKRPWMLKSGILLSLRAADGAAQEQRLWLSSDSMGRDEWRHLRQLLLQKDSCAG; this is encoded by the coding sequence GTGGCCCAGTGGCAATGTGATCTCAAAGTTTCCTGGCGCATGCAGCTGTTCTCTCTGCTGGTGCACGGGATTATGGTGCTCTTGATTCTGCTGGCCCCGTGGCCGAGCGGTTATGCGCCGCTATGGCTGGGGCTGGTGTCTCTGGTGATGTTCGGATTCATCCGCAGCCAGCGCAACATCAAATCCCGCCACGGCGCGATCTCGCTGCACGGCGAACGCCGTCTGCGCTGGCAGCAGCGAGAGTGGCGTATCGTCAAACGTCCGTGGATGCTTAAAAGCGGTATTCTGCTGTCGCTGCGCGCAGCGGACGGCGCGGCCCAGGAACAGCGTCTGTGGCTCTCTTCAGACAGCATGGGGCGGGATGAGTGGCGGCACCTGCGGCAGCTTTTGCTGCAAAAGGACAGCTGCGCAGGGTAA
- the lysS gene encoding lysine--tRNA ligase, translating to MSEPQSQGAEQAQDLNNELKARREKLSALRETGVAFPNDFRRDTTSDRLHASYDDKDNEELEPLGLEVTVAGRMMTRRIMGKASFVTLQDVGGRIQLYVSRDDLPEGVYNTQFKKWDLGDILGARGKLFKTKTGELSIHCTELRLLTKSLRPLPDKFHGLADQETRYRQRYLDLIANDESRNTFRIRSRVMLAIRNFMVENGFMEVETPMMQVIPGGASARPFITHHNALDIDMYLRIAPELYLKRLVVGGFERVFEINRNFRNEGISPRHNPEFTMMELYMAYADYKDLIVLTETLFRRLTQDVLGTTTVEYGDQTFDFGKPFEKLTMREAICKYRPETNVADLDDLEKATAIAQSLDIKIEKSWGLGRIVTEIFEETAESNLIQPTFITEYPAEVSPLARRNDENPEITDRFEFFIGGREIGNGFSELNDAEDQAERFSQQVSAKDAGDDEAMFYDEDYVTALEHGMPPTAGLGIGIDRMVMLFTNSHTIRDVILFPAMRPQK from the coding sequence ATGTCTGAACCACAATCTCAGGGTGCCGAACAGGCGCAGGATCTTAATAACGAACTCAAGGCGCGTCGCGAAAAGCTGTCCGCTCTGCGTGAAACCGGCGTGGCCTTCCCGAACGATTTTCGTCGCGATACGACCTCCGATCGGCTGCACGCCAGCTACGATGATAAAGATAACGAAGAGCTGGAGCCGCTGGGTCTGGAAGTGACCGTCGCCGGGCGCATGATGACCCGCCGTATCATGGGCAAAGCCTCTTTTGTGACGCTGCAGGACGTGGGCGGCCGCATTCAGCTGTACGTTTCCCGTGATGACCTGCCGGAAGGCGTTTACAACACGCAGTTCAAAAAGTGGGACCTGGGCGATATCCTGGGGGCGCGCGGTAAACTGTTTAAAACCAAGACCGGCGAGCTGTCCATTCACTGTACTGAACTGCGTTTGTTGACCAAGTCGCTGCGCCCGCTGCCGGATAAATTCCACGGTCTGGCCGATCAGGAAACGCGTTACCGTCAGCGCTATCTGGACCTGATCGCCAATGACGAATCCCGCAATACGTTCCGCATCCGTTCCAGGGTGATGTTGGCTATCCGCAATTTCATGGTCGAAAACGGGTTTATGGAAGTGGAAACGCCGATGATGCAGGTGATCCCGGGGGGCGCCTCCGCGCGTCCGTTTATCACGCATCACAACGCGCTGGATATCGATATGTATCTGCGTATCGCGCCGGAGCTGTACCTGAAGCGTCTGGTGGTCGGCGGCTTTGAACGCGTCTTCGAAATCAACCGCAACTTCCGTAACGAAGGCATCTCACCGCGTCATAATCCCGAATTCACCATGATGGAGCTTTATATGGCGTATGCCGACTATAAAGACCTGATTGTGCTGACCGAAACGCTGTTCCGCAGGCTGACGCAGGACGTGTTGGGCACCACCACGGTGGAATACGGCGACCAGACATTTGACTTCGGCAAGCCGTTCGAGAAGCTGACGATGCGCGAAGCTATCTGCAAATACCGCCCTGAAACCAACGTGGCGGATTTGGACGATCTGGAAAAAGCCACGGCGATTGCGCAGTCTCTGGACATCAAGATCGAGAAAAGCTGGGGTCTGGGCCGAATTGTGACCGAGATCTTCGAAGAAACGGCGGAAAGCAACCTGATCCAGCCGACCTTCATCACCGAATATCCGGCGGAAGTGTCGCCGCTGGCGCGCCGTAACGACGAAAATCCGGAGATCACCGATCGCTTTGAATTCTTTATCGGCGGCCGTGAGATCGGCAACGGCTTCTCCGAGCTGAACGATGCGGAAGATCAGGCCGAGCGTTTCTCTCAGCAGGTCAGCGCGAAGGATGCCGGCGACGACGAGGCGATGTTCTATGACGAAGACTATGTCACCGCGCTGGAGCACGGCATGCCGCCGACGGCAGGTCTGGGCATCGGTATCGACCGTATGGTGATGCTGTTCACCAACAGCCACACCATCCGCGACGTTATTCTGTTCCCGGCCATGCGCCCGCAGAAGTAA
- the rlmF gene encoding 23S rRNA (adenine(1618)-N(6))-methyltransferase RlmF, with amino-acid sequence MTTPAEKRAAQKNMLHPRNRHRGRYDFTALKLTHPALIPFVHVNDYGDESVDFANPDAVKMLNQALLHEFYQIEHWFLPEGFLCPPIPGRADYVHHLADLLAEDNQSQVPRDASVLNIGCGANCIYPLIGHREYGWRFTGSEINPQAMQAANATIAANPGLSRAIRLRRQKDSQAILDGIIHKNEIFDATLCNPPFHASASESRQGSRRKLHNLGLDKRSPLNFGGQEDELWCDGGEKAFIAQMIRESAVFSRQCLWFTSLVSRKENLPDLYRALDETGVESVKTVNMAQGQKQSRFIAWSFFTPAARAKWWAQKRR; translated from the coding sequence ATGACCACGCCTGCAGAAAAACGCGCCGCGCAGAAAAATATGCTGCATCCGCGCAACCGCCATCGCGGCCGCTACGATTTTACCGCTCTGAAACTCACGCACCCTGCGCTCATTCCGTTCGTTCATGTAAACGACTACGGCGACGAGTCGGTCGATTTCGCCAATCCGGATGCGGTCAAAATGTTGAATCAGGCGCTGTTGCACGAGTTTTATCAGATTGAACACTGGTTTTTACCGGAGGGGTTTCTCTGCCCGCCGATCCCCGGACGGGCGGACTATGTTCATCATCTTGCCGATCTGCTGGCCGAGGATAATCAGTCTCAGGTGCCGCGCGATGCTTCCGTACTGAATATCGGCTGCGGCGCCAACTGTATTTATCCGCTGATTGGCCACCGGGAGTACGGCTGGCGCTTCACCGGCAGTGAAATCAACCCGCAGGCCATGCAGGCGGCCAACGCGACCATCGCCGCTAATCCCGGCCTGAGCCGCGCCATTCGTCTGCGTCGTCAGAAAGACAGTCAGGCCATCCTCGACGGCATCATTCACAAAAATGAGATTTTCGATGCGACGCTGTGCAACCCGCCGTTCCATGCCTCGGCCAGCGAGTCAAGGCAAGGCTCACGCCGGAAGCTGCATAACCTCGGTCTGGACAAACGTTCGCCGCTCAATTTCGGCGGGCAGGAGGATGAACTGTGGTGTGACGGCGGGGAGAAAGCATTTATCGCACAGATGATCCGCGAAAGCGCGGTCTTTTCACGCCAATGCCTGTGGTTTACGTCGCTGGTCTCGCGCAAGGAGAATCTGCCGGATTTGTATCGCGCGTTGGATGAGACTGGCGTGGAGAGCGTCAAAACGGTCAATATGGCACAGGGGCAGAAGCAGAGCCGCTTTATCGCCTGGAGCTTCTTTACGCCGGCCGCTCGCGCCAAGTGGTGGGCGCAGAAGCGTCGTTAA
- the recJ gene encoding single-stranded-DNA-specific exonuclease RecJ, producing MTFVTQLRRRPAVESHHLPDTLPPLLRRLYAQRGVQAAQELDRSLRGLLNYRQLSGIDKAVGYLQAALADKRRIVIVGDFDADGATSTALTVLALRRMGGQHIDFLVPNRFEDGYGLSPEVVAQAAAKGAQLIVTVDNGISSHAGVDDAHRRGIDVLVTDHHLPGETLPAADAIINPNLADCDFPSKSLAGVGVAFYLMMALRARLRDGGWFEQHGLPEPNLAELLDLVALGTVADVVPLDANNRILVAQGLNRIRAGKCRPGIRALLEVSNREAAQLVASDLGFALGPRLNAAGRLDDMSVGVALLLCEDIVQARMLASDLDALNQTRREIEQGMQVEALQLCEQLERSSETLPCGLAMYHPQWHQGVVGILASRIKERFHRPVIAFAPAGDGILKGSGRSVAGLHLRDALERLDTTCPGLMLKFGGHAMAAGLSLEEARFEEFRQRFGELVGEWLDASQLQGVIWSDGELAVPELTLSTAQLLRDAGPWGQTFPEPIFDGRFRLLQQRLVGERHLKVMVEPLAGGPLLDGIAFNVDTTQWPDSSVRQVELAYKLDVNEYRGKRSVQLLIEHLWPL from the coding sequence GTGACTTTCGTAACCCAGCTCCGCCGCCGTCCGGCGGTAGAGAGTCATCATCTTCCCGACACGTTGCCGCCGCTGCTGCGTCGGCTTTACGCCCAACGTGGCGTTCAGGCCGCGCAGGAGCTGGATCGCAGTCTGCGCGGCTTGCTGAACTACCGGCAGCTTTCGGGGATCGACAAGGCGGTGGGCTATCTGCAAGCGGCGCTGGCGGATAAGCGCCGTATTGTGATCGTCGGCGATTTCGACGCGGACGGCGCGACCAGTACGGCCCTGACCGTGCTGGCGCTGCGTCGGATGGGCGGTCAGCATATCGACTTCCTGGTGCCTAACCGTTTTGAAGACGGCTACGGCCTCAGCCCCGAGGTGGTGGCGCAGGCGGCGGCCAAAGGCGCGCAGCTGATCGTCACCGTCGACAACGGGATCTCTTCCCATGCGGGCGTAGACGATGCGCACCGGCGTGGCATCGACGTGCTGGTGACGGACCACCATCTGCCGGGCGAAACCTTGCCCGCGGCGGATGCCATTATCAACCCTAACCTGGCGGACTGCGATTTCCCCTCCAAATCCCTTGCGGGCGTTGGGGTGGCGTTCTACCTGATGATGGCGCTGCGGGCGCGGCTGCGCGACGGCGGCTGGTTTGAACAGCACGGCTTGCCCGAGCCCAATCTGGCAGAGCTGCTGGATCTGGTGGCGCTGGGTACGGTGGCGGACGTGGTGCCGCTGGATGCCAACAACCGGATCCTCGTGGCTCAGGGCCTGAACCGCATCCGCGCGGGGAAATGCCGGCCCGGGATTCGCGCGCTGCTGGAGGTCTCCAACCGCGAGGCGGCGCAGCTTGTCGCCAGCGACCTCGGCTTTGCTCTCGGCCCGCGCTTGAACGCCGCCGGAAGGCTGGATGATATGTCCGTCGGCGTGGCGCTGCTGCTGTGTGAGGACATCGTTCAGGCGCGGATGCTGGCGAGCGATCTCGACGCGCTCAACCAGACCCGGCGCGAGATCGAGCAGGGGATGCAGGTCGAGGCGCTGCAGCTGTGCGAACAGCTCGAACGCAGCAGCGAGACGCTGCCCTGCGGTCTGGCGATGTATCACCCGCAGTGGCATCAGGGCGTCGTCGGTATCCTGGCGTCTCGCATCAAGGAGCGTTTCCATCGCCCGGTTATTGCGTTCGCCCCCGCGGGCGACGGCATTCTGAAAGGCTCGGGCCGCTCGGTTGCCGGCCTGCACCTGCGCGACGCGCTGGAGCGGTTGGACACCACCTGTCCCGGCCTGATGCTGAAGTTCGGCGGGCATGCGATGGCCGCCGGGCTGTCGCTGGAAGAAGCGCGTTTTGAGGAGTTTCGCCAGCGCTTCGGCGAGCTGGTCGGCGAGTGGCTGGATGCCTCTCAGCTACAGGGCGTCATCTGGTCCGACGGCGAGCTGGCCGTCCCGGAACTGACGCTGAGTACCGCGCAGCTGCTGCGGGACGCCGGTCCTTGGGGGCAGACGTTCCCCGAGCCGATATTTGATGGTCGCTTCCGCCTGTTGCAACAGCGTCTGGTGGGGGAGCGGCATCTTAAGGTGATGGTGGAGCCGCTGGCCGGCGGCCCTCTGCTGGACGGCATCGCGTTCAACGTGGATACCACGCAGTGGCCGGACAGCAGCGTCCGGCAGGTGGAATTGGCCTACAAGCTGGACGTGAACGAGTATCGCGGCAAGCGTTCGGTGCAGCTGCTTATCGAACATTTGTGGCCGCTGTAG
- the ygfZ gene encoding tRNA-modifying protein YgfZ, protein MANTIPSRPLFPSSVLSATLMTLDDWGLVTLTGPDTIGYVQGQVTTDVTALQPNQHVMCAHCDAKGKMWSDLRLFHHNEGLAYIERRSVRDTQLTELKKYAVFSKTTIAADDETVLLGAAGQGIREQLAPLFEALPDADNAVVQESGATLLHFTHPSERFLLVLSAERAATLLNTLEGKTQRNDSKQWLALDIEAGYPVIDTANSAQFIPQATNLQALQGISFQKGCYAGQEMVARAKYRGANKRALYWLAGTSINEPAAGDDLELKLGENWRRTGTVLASARLHDGQLWVQAVLNNDLDAGSELRVRDESASALSIQPLPYSLEE, encoded by the coding sequence ATGGCTAATACAATTCCATCACGCCCTTTATTTCCGTCATCCGTCCTTTCCGCCACGCTCATGACGCTGGACGACTGGGGACTGGTCACCCTGACCGGCCCCGACACGATCGGCTATGTTCAGGGACAGGTCACCACCGACGTGACGGCGCTGCAGCCTAACCAGCACGTGATGTGCGCGCACTGCGACGCCAAAGGCAAAATGTGGAGCGACCTGCGCCTGTTCCATCACAACGAGGGGCTGGCCTATATCGAACGCCGCAGCGTGCGCGACACGCAGTTGACCGAGCTGAAAAAATACGCCGTCTTCTCCAAAACCACGATAGCGGCGGACGACGAAACCGTACTGCTGGGTGCCGCCGGTCAAGGTATCCGGGAACAACTTGCGCCGCTGTTTGAGGCGCTACCGGATGCGGATAACGCCGTGGTGCAGGAGTCGGGTGCGACGCTGCTGCATTTCACTCATCCGAGCGAGCGTTTTCTACTGGTGCTGTCAGCCGAACGCGCAGCGACATTGCTGAACACGCTGGAAGGAAAAACGCAGCGAAATGACAGCAAACAGTGGCTGGCGCTCGATATCGAAGCGGGCTACCCCGTGATTGACACGGCAAACAGCGCACAGTTCATTCCGCAGGCAACAAATTTGCAGGCTTTACAGGGAATTAGTTTTCAAAAAGGGTGCTATGCGGGGCAGGAAATGGTGGCGCGTGCCAAGTATCGCGGCGCGAATAAGCGCGCGCTATATTGGCTCGCGGGCACGTCGATCAATGAACCAGCGGCGGGGGACGATCTCGAGCTCAAGCTGGGAGAAAACTGGCGCCGTACCGGAACCGTGCTGGCGTCCGCGCGTTTGCACGACGGCCAGCTGTGGGTGCAGGCGGTGTTGAATAACGATTTGGACGCTGGCAGCGAGCTGCGCGTGAGGGACGAAAGCGCCAGCGCACTGTCGATTCAGCCGCTGCCCTACTCGCTGGAGGAGTAA
- the prfB gene encoding peptide chain release factor 2 (programmed frameshift), with protein MFEINPVKNRIQDLSERTVVLRGYLDYDAKKERLEEVNAELEQPDVWNEPERAQALGKERSSLEAIVDTIDQMTQGLEDVSGLLELAVEEDDEDTFNETCAELDGLENKLGQLEFRRMFSGEYDSADCYLDIQAGSGGTEAQDWASMLVRMYLRWAEAKGFKTEVIEESDGEVAGIKSATIKIIGHYAFGWLRTETGVHRLVRKSPFDSGGRRHTSFSSAFVYPEVDDDIDIEINPADLRIDVYRASGAGGQHVNRTESAVRITHIPTNIVTQCQNDRSQHKNKDQAMKQLKAKLYEFEMQKKNAEKQALEDNKSDIGWGSQIRSYVLDDSRIKDLRTGVETRNTQAVLDGDLDKFIEASLKAGL; from the exons ATGTTTGAAATTAATCCGGTAAAAAACCGAATTCAGGACCTGTCTGAACGGACAGTGGTTCTGAGGGGGTATCTT GACTACGATGCCAAGAAAGAACGCCTCGAAGAAGTAAACGCCGAGCTGGAACAGCCGGACGTTTGGAACGAGCCTGAACGCGCTCAGGCGCTGGGTAAAGAACGCTCCTCTCTGGAAGCGATCGTCGATACCATCGACCAAATGACGCAGGGGCTGGAAGATGTCTCCGGCCTGCTGGAACTGGCGGTGGAAGAAGACGACGAAGACACCTTTAACGAAACCTGCGCTGAACTCGACGGACTGGAAAATAAACTCGGCCAGCTCGAATTCCGCCGTATGTTCTCCGGCGAGTACGACAGCGCGGACTGCTATCTCGACATTCAGGCGGGTTCCGGCGGTACGGAAGCGCAGGACTGGGCCAGCATGCTGGTGCGTATGTACCTGCGCTGGGCGGAAGCCAAGGGCTTTAAAACCGAAGTGATTGAAGAGTCCGACGGAGAAGTGGCCGGGATCAAATCCGCCACTATCAAAATCATCGGCCATTACGCCTTCGGCTGGCTGCGGACGGAAACCGGCGTGCATCGTCTGGTGCGCAAAAGCCCGTTCGACTCCGGCGGCCGTCGTCACACCTCCTTTAGCTCGGCTTTCGTCTATCCCGAAGTGGATGACGATATCGATATCGAAATCAATCCGGCCGACCTGCGTATCGACGTTTATCGCGCCTCCGGCGCCGGCGGTCAGCACGTTAACCGAACCGAGTCTGCGGTGCGTATTACCCATATACCAACCAACATCGTTACCCAGTGTCAGAACGACCGTTCGCAGCATAAAAACAAAGATCAGGCGATGAAACAGCTGAAAGCCAAGCTGTACGAGTTTGAGATGCAAAAGAAAAATGCTGAAAAACAGGCGCTGGAAGACAACAAGTCCGACATTGGCTGGGGAAGCCAGATCCGTTCTTATGTGCTGGATGATTCGCGCATCAAAGACCTGCGTACCGGGGTGGAAACACGCAACACCCAGGCGGTGCTCGACGGCGATCTGGACAAATTTATTGAAGCAAGTTTAAAAGCGGGGCTATAA
- the dsbC gene encoding bifunctional protein-disulfide isomerase/oxidoreductase DsbC yields MKKSALLLSLLVVAMSASADDAAIKQSLTRLGIQNAEIQAAPIPGMKTLLTDNGVLYIADDGKHLLQGPLYDVSGKNPVNVTNAILMGRLEALKDQMIVYKAAQEKHVITVFTDITCGYCRKLHEQMNDYNALGITVRYLAFPRQGAGSQAEKDMQSIWCVADRKKAFDAAMKGDDISPATCKTDISAHYQLGVMFGVQGTPAIVLDDGSVIPGYQDPKEMAAMLQAHKASQKSGG; encoded by the coding sequence ATGAAAAAGAGTGCATTACTGCTTTCTCTGCTTGTCGTCGCCATGAGCGCCAGCGCGGACGACGCCGCCATCAAACAGTCGCTCACCCGTCTGGGTATACAAAATGCGGAAATCCAGGCTGCGCCCATCCCGGGAATGAAAACCTTGCTCACCGACAACGGCGTGCTGTACATCGCCGATGACGGCAAGCACCTGCTGCAAGGACCGTTGTATGACGTGAGCGGAAAAAATCCGGTCAACGTCACCAACGCTATTCTGATGGGGAGGCTGGAAGCGCTGAAGGATCAGATGATTGTTTACAAGGCGGCGCAGGAAAAGCACGTGATCACGGTGTTTACCGATATCACCTGCGGCTATTGCCGCAAACTGCACGAGCAGATGAACGACTACAATGCGCTGGGCATCACCGTCCGCTATCTGGCGTTCCCGCGTCAGGGAGCAGGCTCTCAGGCGGAAAAGGATATGCAATCCATCTGGTGTGTGGCCGATCGCAAAAAAGCGTTTGATGCCGCGATGAAAGGCGACGACATCTCTCCCGCGACCTGCAAAACCGATATCTCCGCGCACTACCAGCTCGGCGTGATGTTCGGCGTTCAGGGAACGCCCGCCATTGTGCTGGACGATGGCTCGGTGATCCCGGGTTATCAGGATCCGAAAGAGATGGCCGCCATGCTGCAGGCGCACAAAGCCTCTCAGAAGTCGGGTGGTTAA
- the sdhE gene encoding FAD assembly factor SdhE: protein MDINDKSRIHWACRRGMRELDISIMPFFEHDYDTLNDSDKNAFVRLLQCDDPDLFNWLMNHGEPSDQELKRMVSLIQTRNKHRGPVAM, encoded by the coding sequence ATGGATATCAATGATAAATCACGCATTCACTGGGCCTGCCGGCGCGGCATGCGTGAGCTGGATATTTCCATCATGCCGTTTTTCGAGCATGACTACGATACGTTAAACGATAGCGACAAAAATGCTTTTGTCCGCCTGTTGCAGTGCGACGATCCCGATCTGTTCAACTGGTTGATGAACCACGGCGAACCATCAGATCAGGAGCTCAAACGCATGGTTTCCCTTATTCAGACGCGAAATAAACACCGTGGCCCAGTGGCAATGTGA